A single Elaeis guineensis isolate ETL-2024a chromosome 15, EG11, whole genome shotgun sequence DNA region contains:
- the LOC105058190 gene encoding uncharacterized protein, whose translation MSPTDKKNDHDHNPWQERESRAWGILLFGLIGATVTTFAVGQLRRTVGWVYTQLSKSQPGSSWGDATSGSNHGGFREEAWKRYNRRMQEEYEEEMERVERIRRMQSVFNRERNKCKRSYESWKQNGPGSYQHIPRDDWYWQTDTSYRDQRTNYRSAPQAGGSYSMSHHYSVLGLDRSRAKPYSDAEIKTAFRAKAMEYHPDQNQDNKEAAEEKFKEVMRSYEAIKQERKNGIY comes from the exons ATGAGCCCCACGGATAAGAAGAACGACCATGACCACAATCCATGGCAGGAAAGGGAGTCGAGGGCTTGGGGAATTCTCCTCTTCGGCTTGATTGGCGCCACCGTTACCACCTTCGCG GTTGGTCAGTTGCGGAGGACTGTTGGTTGGGTCTACACTCAG TTGAGCAAATCACAACCAGGTTCATCATGGGGAGATGCAACCAGTGGTTCAAATCATGGTGGTTTCAGGGAGGAAGCTTGGAAGAGATACAACCGCCGAATGCAAGAGGAGTAtgaggaggagatggagagagtg GAGCGTATAAGGCGAATGCAAAGTGTATtcaatagagagagaaataaatGCAAGAGGAGCTATGAGAGTTGGAAGCAGAATGGCCCTGGTTCATATCAACATATTCCACGAGATGATTGGTACTGGCAGACAGACACATCTTACAGAGATCAAAGAACTAATTATAGATCCGCCCCTCAGGCCGGTGGAAGTTATTCAATGTCACATCACTATTCAGTCTTGGGTCTTGACAG GTCAAGGGCAAAACCCTACTCAGATGCTGAGATTAAG ACTGCTTTCAGAGCAAAAGCAATGGAGTACCACCCTGATCAAAACCAAGATAACAAAG AGGCTGCAGAGGAAAAATTTAAAGAAGTGATGAGGTCTTATGAAGCAATAAAACAGGAGAGGAAAAATGGAATTTATTGA
- the LOC105058192 gene encoding putative pentatricopeptide repeat-containing protein At5g65820, translated as MKPTTTTQQNKKKMQKISSSASRTIILRSLLPANHSILRTLAAAAHGGNSTSTYRAHHYRHSASASGADDLSSDVEKLYRILRKFHSRPPKLALALADSGVPLRPGLVERVIARCGDAGTLAFRFFSWACRCPNYLPSPTAHRAMVKSLAKMRHFGAAWALVDEMRRDAPGLVTPDIFVAFIRRFAAARLVSKAIEVLDEMPNYGCEPDDYVFGCLLDALCKNGSVKEAALLFEDLKERFLPNLKHFTSLLYGWCKLGKLMEAKFVLVQMRQAGFEPDIVVYNTLLGGFAAAGKIEDGYQLLKEMRSKGCEPNAISYTTLIQALCSKDRMDEAMRVFVEMTRNGCAADAVTFNTLISGFCKSGKIGRGYEFIDAMVQQGCKPDPSTYFSIFAAHEKKEELEECLELMESMSKGGILPDIGIYNIVIRLTCKLGELSQAITLWNEMESSGLSPGLDTFVIMVHGFVEQGSLIEACGYFKEMVGRGLFAAPQYGILKDLLNSLLRAEKLELAKEVWGCIVSKGCELNVCAWTIWIHALYSNKHVKEACSYCLDMLDAGLMPQPDTFAKLMKGLKKLYNRQIAAEITEKVRKMAEERHVTFKMYKRRGVRLLEEKAKAKAKRNKRKGRGRRRRSGDGQIQPGSGLSDPYSEESQMP; from the coding sequence ATGAAACCAACAACAACGACGCagcagaacaaaaaaaaaatgcagaaGATTTCCTCCTCTGCTTCTCGGACAATAATCCTACGATCCCTCCTTCCTGCCAACCACAGTATCCTCCGAACGCTCGCCGCTGCTGCTCACGGCGGCAACTCCACCTCCACTTACCGCGCCCACCACTACCGCCACTCCGCCTCCGCCTCCGGAGCCGATGACCTCTCCTCTGACGTCGAGAAGCTCTACCGGATCCTCCGCAAGTTCCATTCCCGACCCCCCAAGCTCGCCCTCGCCCTCGCCGACTCCGGCGTCCCCCTCCGCCCGGGCCTTGTCGAGCGCGTAATCGCCCGCTGCGGCGATGCTGGCACCCTCGCCTTCCGCTTTTTCTCATGGGCCTGCCGCTGCCCCAATTACCTCCCCTCCCCCACTGCCCACCGCGCCATGGTTAAATCCCTCGCCAAGATGCGCCATTTCGGCGCCGCCTGGGCCCTTGTCGACGAGATGCGCCGCGACGCCCCCGGCCTCGTCACTCCCGACATCTTCGTCGCCTTCATCCGCCGCTTTGCTGCTGCCCGTCTCGTCTCCAAAGCCATCGAGGTGCTCGACGAAATGCCCAATTACGGTTGTGAGCCCGACGATTATGTCTTTGGGTGCTTATTGGACGCCCTTTGTAAGAATGGCAGCGTCAAGGAGGCAGCTTTGCTCTTCGAAGACTTAAAGGAGAGATTTTTACCCAATTTGAAGCACTTCACATCGCTCCTTTACGGCTGGTGCAAGCTTGGGAAGCTGATGGAGGCCAAGTTTGTATTAGTTCAGATGCGGCAGGCTGGCTTCGAGCCTGATATCGTGGTGTACAACACGTTGCTCGGTGGGTTTGCAGCGGCCGGGAAGATTGAGGATGGATACCAGCTCCTGAAAGAGATGAGGAGCAAGGGGTGTGAGCCGAATGCCATTTCGTACACTACTTTGATCCAGGCCCTCTGCTCGAAGGACCGCATGGATGAGGCGATGAGAGTGTTTGTTGAAATGACAAGGAATGGTTGTGCCGCTGATGCTGTGACGTTTAACACTCTGATCAGTGGCTTCTGTAAGTCGGGGAAGATCGGCAGGGGATATGAATTCATCGATGCGATGGTTCAGCAGGGCTGTAAGCCAGACCCAAGCACCTATTTCTCCATCTTTGCAGCACACGAGAAGAAGGAAGAGTTGGAGGAGTGCTTGGAGCTCATGGAAAGTATGTCAAAAGGTGGCATCCTTCCTGATATTGGTATCTATAATATAGTGATTCGCTTGACTTGCAAGCTTGGGGAGCTGAGTCAAGCAATCACTCTATGGAATGAGATGGAATCTAGCGGGCTGAGTCCAGGGCTTGATACATTTGTTATCATGGTGCATGGGTTTGTCGAGCAGGGATCATTGATCGAGGCCTGTGGGTACTTCAAGGAGATGGTGGGAAGAGGGCTCTTCGCAGCACCCCAGTATGGTATTCTTAAGGACCTACTGAATTCACTGCTGAGAGCCGAGAAGCTCGAATTGGCTAAAGAAGTGTGGGGATGCATTGTGAGCAAAGGCTGTGAGCTAAATGTTTGTGCTTGGACTATTTGGATCCATGCGCTGTACTCTAATAAACATGTTAAGGAGGCTTGCTCATACTGTTTGGATATGCTGGATGCTGGTCTCATGCCACAGCCAGACACGTTTGCAAAGCTAATGAAGGGCTTAAAGAAGCTTTATAACAGGCAGATTGCAGCGGAGATAACGGAGAAGGTGAGGAAGATGGCAGAGGAGAGGCATGTCACCTTCAAGATGTACAAGAGGCGCGGTGTGAGGTTACTGGAAGAGAAAGCAAAAGCTAAGGCCAAGAGGAACAAGAGGAAGGGAAGGGGTCGCAGACGCCGATCAGGCGATGGTCAGATTCAACCCGGATCGGGTCTGTCAGATCCTTATAGTGAAGAATCTCAGATGCCTTGA